TTTTAATTTTCGGGGGTTCTTTTTGTGGTTCTTTTTAGGCAATCAAAGAGAATCCTAAAATAAGTCGCTGTGTGTGCCTGTTCTTGTTAATGTAATGAGCCTTATGGCGTCGTCCTGTTCCCAAACCAACAGCCAATCGGGCTGGATATGGCATTCCCAAAACCCTTTGTAATTACCCGTCAACTTGTGCGGTTTGTTTTTTGGCGGAAGCGTACCGCTTTCAACCAATTGGGTAACGACTTCATCGAGTAGTCGCATACCCAAACCACGCTTTTTGGCGAGTTTAATATCTTTTTTGAACTTTCCTGTCTGTTCAAGCTGATACATTACGAGTAAAGTTCTTTTCTAAAATCTTCAAGAGTGGTTTTTGTCGCCTTGCCCGATTTAGCTTCCTTTATCGCCTTTTCAGTATCTTTATTATAACGAGGTTCTTCAAGCTCTACAAAAGGAAGTGTTTTAAGGTATTCATAGAATACTTTTGCCTGCTTGCTTCGCTTATCTATTTTTATCGTTATTTCCATATCCACATATTTTAATGATACTACCCCAAAGTTACGAAAAAATAAAATTCTTCGCTATTGGCTGGCGAAAGAAAGAAAACGCCCAATATGATGAAAGCTTTTCACCGTAAATGCCCAAAGCGAGAACAGCCGCGGCCAAGAGCGATGGGGTTTCGCAGGCCACAAATGCGCGGTGGGAACAAGGTATATTTGTCGGTTCTTTTTCGGATAACTTCGATGAACGTATCGAGCAAAAGATATTTCACTCAGAAATCGTGGTAGATAATGAAAAGGTAGCAGCTCAAACCAAAGCCTATCAGCAGATACCGCAAATTCTATCTTTTGTAAATGAGCAGGGCGAGGATAAGATGAAACAGGAAATTGAGGGTAACTACAAACAGATAAAATCAGATATCCTGAACATTGTTATAAGTGAAATGGAACGCATCAAGAATGACCCGAACTTGCAGCATTTGGTGCAGCAGAAATGATATATCGTGGCATGGTTGTTTGCACTTTACCATTGGAAAGGTTAACGCTATTTTCCAATAATCTTTTCCCTATGACTCGTACCCCATTCGCCAAGTGCCGTTATAACGTTATGTAGTGAAAAGCCGTGTTCGGTCAAGGAATATTCTACGGTTGGGGGAAAAGTATCAAAGACTGTTCTAGCTATAAGTTGATTTACCTCCAAGGCCTTCAATTCTTTTGAGAGCACTTTGTCAGTAATACCCTGAACATCCCTCGATATTTCCTTAAATCGCTTATTTCCAAATTTTAGCGATATAATGATGGGTATTTTCCATCTCCCGTTTAAAACTTCTAAAGCGTCTTTAACAGGTAGAATTGCCTTCACGCACTCCTGTTTTTTCTCTTGATTTATTTTATCTGTGATCATAATGTGATGTATTACTATCCCATTGGATAGTGCTATCCAATGGGATAGTAATATCTTTTAGATAGCAAATGTAGGTAACTTTGCATAGTTAAACAAATAATAATTAAAAATATGAGAAAAGACAAAATCATTTATTGGGTGTCCACTTCACTAACAATCCTGACCGGTGCATCCTCTGCCTTTCTTTACTTTACAGATGCTATGGGAGAAGCGTTCAGGCATTTAGGCTTTCCCGACTATTTTAAAGTTGAGCTGGCTATCGGCAAAATTATAGGCATTCCACTTTTACTTATCCCTGCTGTTCCCAGAATAATAAAAGAATGGGCTTATGCCGCTTATGGTATTGTTTTTATGTCGGCAATCATTGCACATACCGTTGTTGACGGCGTTGGAGCGGCGATAACACCATTATTACCACTTATTTTCTTAATCGTATCCTACCGATACTATCATAAATTAAATAGAGCATAAAATATTAGAGCGTTGCACTTATTAGTTGCTAGCGCTTACTAAAGGTAGTCCCACAGAAATCATTATAACTAAAAATAAAGAAAATGAAAAAAATATTGCACATCATTTCAAGCATCCACGGAGAAATATCTTCCAGCAGTCAGTTATCAGACACAATCGTTGAGAACTTAAAAAATGCTTATCCTGACAGCCAGGTTAATAAACTCGACCTGTCGGAGTCACATTTCCCTTATCTTGAAGCCAAACATTTTGAGGCATTTTTTACACCTGCCGAACATCACACTGCAATCCAGCGAGAAGTGTTTGGCCGTTCCGGGCAAGCTATAACTGAATTGAAAGAAGCTGATTTTATCGTAATTGGTTTACCCATATACAATTTAGGTATTCCGGCCAGTTTAAAGGGATGGATCGATTACGTGGCGCGAGTTGGCGAGACATTCAGCTACGTAGATAATGCACCTATAGGTCTCTTAACCGATAAAAAAGTATATCTGGCCATCGCCTCAGGGGGTATATATAGCGAAGAGCCAATGAAGAGCTATGATTTTACAGAACCCTATCTAAGGGCAATGCTGGGATTTATCGGCTTGACAGACCTCACAGCCTTCAGGGTGGAGGGAACAGCTATCCCCGGAGTTAAAGAAACTGCCTTATCTAAAGCACAGGAAACAGTCAGTGAGTTTACTTTCTAAGTATTTTGTAATTCAGCATAGATAATAATGGGCAGCAAAGAAAGGATAGCCAAATTAAAGAGCGAGTTGCGTAAAGACATACTTTGCGCAGCCCTTGCTATTTTAAAAAATGATGGACGCCAATCCCTAAGCCTGCGAAAAATAGCTGACCGCATAGAGTACTCTCCACCAGTAATATATTCTTACTTTAAAAATAAAGAAGCCATTCTAATTGCTCTATGCGAATTATGCTATCAGCAATTTAATGGATGTATCGAGAAAAATTGTAGAAAGCTGACCAACCCGGAAGAAAGGTTGACAGCAATAGTGACCACATGTTGGAACTTTGCGATTGAAGAGAAAGAAATGTATGATTTAATGTGGGAGGTTGGCAGCACTTGCACCGATCCTTTTACACAATTCAAAGAGTTGGGACTATTTCTGAATTTTTTAAGTGAAACGCTGAAAAATCTGTGCGGCAAGAAAGTATGTACAGAAGAATACCTTTTTCATAAAAGCCAGACTGCCATAGCAGTAATGCATGGGCATATTTGCTTGAATTATACGTTGTCAAATGCTGATCCGAAATTAAGGAGTAGAATGCTGAACGAGACTATACTTTACGTAATGAATCTTATAAACGACTATAATCTGACATCGCGTGAACTCAATAATCATTATTGAGAGTGTGAAATAATAAAAGAGAATGAATAAATCGAAAATTCGTATCGGATTTATTGGATTAAATCCAGACAAACAATGGGCTTCAATAGCTCATATACCCGCACTGGGAACGTTGGTTGAAGAATTTGAAATTGTAGGGGTTGCAAACTCTACTTACCAGAGTGCCAAAAAATCAGCAGAAGCATTCCAGATTCCTTTAGCCTTTGAAAATGCCCAGGCGCTGATACTATCAGATGAAATCGACCTCGTGGTCATCACCGTCAAGGTGCCTCATCACTATGAATTGGTTAAGGCTGCATTGGGAGCAGGCAAGCACGTCTATTGTGAACATCCATTGGGCAATGGCCTGGAAGAAACAAAAGCATTGGCTGCATTGGCCGCCCAAAAAAATGTAGTCGCCGTGGTCGGCACTCAACTAGTTGCTGCTCCAGAGTTGCTTTATCTACAGCAACTCATTAATGAGGGATATGTGGGGAGGGTTTTATCTTCTACCTTGAACGGTTCTGTTAATAACTGGGGGGATAACGTAATTTCTCATAATTACTATATTAATGATAAGTCATTTGGAGCGACATTATTTACAGTTCCATTCGCGCACACCTTAGCAGGTGTCATAAAAGTATTGGGAGGTTTTGGGAAATTTAAGGCAGAAATGTACAATAATTTCACCTCTGTAAAAGTAACCGATACAGACGAAATTAAATCTAAAACAACTGAAGACCAGATACTGGTTATTGGTGCATTTAAAAGCGGAGCTGCTTTTTCTGCTCATTATCGCGGCGGTATCAACGCAACCAGCCTAGTATGGGAAATTAATGGAACCGAAGGAGATATACAAGTTACCAGTTCTTCAGGACACGCACAGTTGCTAGGACTCAAAATACTTGGAAAGAAAAGCGACGAAAAAGAATTGAAAAACTTGATTCCACCTGCTGAAATGTACCAGGGTCTACCAGATGATCCTTTGGTTAGAAACGTTGCCGCTATTTACCGGCTTGCAGCTGGTGATATCCGAAACGATACCCGTAACGCCCCTACATTTGAGGATGCAGCAAAATTGCACCAAGTTCTATCTTCAATTGAGAAATCCGCGTCAATTTAAGTAAGTATAACAAAACGAAACTCCGAATGGATATTTCGAAGATAAATAAATCATTATGGCATATCAATTTAAAGGATTATATATTACCGAAGAACAAGGTGAATTTAAAGCGAACTTAACGGAACTTTCTACCGCAGATCTTCCAAATAATGAAGTGCTTATTAAAGTAGCTTTCTCGTCTGTTAATTATAAAGACGTATTGTCTGCATCGGGAAACAAAGGGGTTACCCAAAAGTTCCCGCATGTACCTGGTATAGATGCGGCAGGCGAGGTGGTTTCTTCCCGTAGCAATAAATTTAAAACAGGTGATAAGGTAATTGTCACAGGATACGATCTTGGAATGAATACCTGGGGCGGATTTGGAGAGTACATCAGTGTCCCATCTGGCTGGGTGTTATCCCTTCCAGAACCATTGTCGCTTTTGGACGCAATGGCTTTAGGCACCGCGGGTCTTACGGCAGGACTATCAATATATGAACTTATCAACTCGGGCGTTACACCGGAGAAAGGTAAAATAGCGGTGAGTGGAGCAACGGGTGGTGTCGGAAGTATATCTGTAGCTATATTGTCTAAACTAGGATATGAGGTAGTAGCAATTTCAGGAAAAAAACAGAATGATTTCCTCACAAGAACATTAGGAGCCAATGCGGTTTTTACCAGGCAAGATTTTATAGATAAGTACGATAAAGACATCATGTCAAAGATGGAACTTGCTGGGGGAATTGATGCTGTCGGAGGAAGGATTCTTTCGGGAATGCTTAAGGCCACAAATTATAATGGCACAGTGACCTGTTGCGGTTTGGTAGCTTCGCCAAATATTGAAACAACTATATATCCATTCATTATCAGGAATGTAACACTTGTTGGAATTGATTCGGTTGAACAACCATTAAATCATAAAGAAGCTATATGGAAATTACTAGCAAATGAATGGAAACCCACTGTGCTTAGTCATATCACTAAATTAATTAATCTCGAAGAACTGCCAGCCGCCTTATACGATGTAAGTCAAGGAAACGCAATAGGGAGATATGTTGTGAGCCATGGATAACTAATTTATTTTCTGAGTAAAATAAAAATAGTTGTTGTAATAGGAATTATTAGTTTAAAAAATACAATGTTAAATTTTAAAAGCAAATAGTATGGACATAAAAAATGTCACAGTCTTTGGTGCAGGCGTATTGGGTGCGCAAATAGCGTTTCAAACAGCCTTTCATGGCTATAAGGTCACTTTATATGATATCAAAAAAGAATTCCTTGAAAATGCTCGTAAAAGGTTTGAGAATCTACGTGAATCCTATAAGGTTGATATTGATGCCACGGATGAGGATTTGGATATAGCTTTCAATAATTTAAGTTATACTACAAATCTTGCGGAATCGGTTACAGATGCTGATATTACCATAGAAGCCATACCTGAAAACCTAGAAGTTAAGAAAGAATTCTATGTCAAATTGAGTACTTTGGCACCCCAAAAAACTATTTTTTGCACGAATTCCTCCACATTACTCCCAAGTGATTTTGCTGCTGAAACAGGCAGGCCACAGCAATTTTTAGCACTACACTTTGCCAACCTTGTTTGGAAGTACAACATTGTGGAAATCATGGGCCATGCCGGCACGGATGCCAAAAACATCGAAATCATTCTTGCATTTGCAAAAACAATTGGGATGGTGCCGGTTGTCATTCAAAAAGAAAATCCCGGCTACATCATGAATGCACTATCAGTTCCGTGGCTAATGACTGCATTAGATTTGTTGATAGAAGGGGTCGGAGATGTAGAGAGTATTGATAAGACATGGATACTGACACCAATTGGAAACAGGTCTATCGGACCTTTCGCCCTTTTGGACATCATCGGACTGACGACTGCATATAATGTTATTACCAATAATGCAGAGAAGACCGGTGAAAATACTTGGATCAAAAGAAAAGAATTTATTAGAAAAAATTTTATAGAGCCCAATAAACTCGGAGTGTCCACAGGAGAAGGTTTTTACAAGTATCCAAACCCGAGCTACGAACAGGAAGCTTTTCTAAAACCCTAGAATAATTATTAAAAAATATTCCAACTAACATAATACAAAATTCAAATATGTCTTTAATTGAAAATCTTAATTGGCGATACGCCACAAAAGCTTATGATCCTACGAAAAAGGTAAGCGAAAAAAATTTATATAAGATTCTGGAAGCTGCCCGATTGGCACCCACATCGTCTGGCTTACAGCAATATAGGGTATTGGTCATTTCTAATCAGGAATTGAAAGAAAGATTAAAAGAAGGTTCGTTTAATCCTGAATCCATGAGAGATTGTTCCTATGTTCTTGTATTTGCAGCCTGGGACAACTATACAGATGAACGTATAGATAAGATATACAATCATACGACACGGCAAAGAGGCTTGCCGGACGGACAATTTAAAAGTTATACCGATAAGATAAAAGCCATTTTCGCTTCTCAAACCATCGAGGAAAATTTTGACAATGCTGCCCGTCAGTGCTATATCGGCCTGGCAATGGCATTAGCTCAAGCTGCAGAGCTAAAGATAGACAGTACGCCTGCTGAAGGGTTTGACAATGCTCAGGTAGATAAAACGTTGGAATTGAAAGTGAAAGGTTTAAAAAGTGTGGTTTTAATGTATGTGGGCTATCGTGCAGAACATGATTGGCTGGCTCCAATGAGAAAAGTTCGAAACCCGATGGATGAGTTTGTAACTTTTATTGGATAAGGCAATTGAATAATCCTTCAACTTGATGATCCGCATTAAGCCTAAATGTACCGTTTAGGCTTTTCTATTAATAAATCAAACATCAATATTGCAAACTAAGGGGATGGAAAAATTCTACAATGAAACACATCTTAAATTGGAAACTGCAATTCAAGAAATAGGAAGTGAAGCTGACTGCCCTACAAAAAGTATCGAAGCTGTTATACAGCTCATCATCAAAAGCCTTTCGGATTTAAAGGATTTTATACTTAAGAAAGATTTTAAGAACACGGAAGAGGAAATCTATTTTTTCAAATACCAAAAACCTCTTATTGTTTCAAAACTCATCTACTATAATGCCATTTACAAAATCGAAACCAGAAAACCGTACGGAGTCAAACGCACCAGGAAATATCTTAATAAAGAACTGAAGAAACTAAAAAGGTTCTTTGATAATAACCTTGATTTTTATAAATATTACCGAAGCAATAACTCTTTCCTTGATGAGAGCCTTTTTGTACGTGGAAAACACAATATTGGGCTATGGTTAGATACTTTTTATTTTGAGGCAGACCATCGCTTTTCAACGTCACATGACTATAAGGTCGCCAAAATTATTGCGAACGATCTTATACAGGTCTATCTTGAAGACCAGCTAAGTAATAACAAACAAAAAAACACTTCTGAAAGCTATCCTTTAAATTGGACTGCAAATAAAACCGCTTTAACAGAATTGATTTATGCACTCCATTCACAAGGGGTATTTGACAATGGAAATGCGGACATCAAACTCATTGCTAGAACATTTGAACTAGCCTTTAATATCAACTTGGGTGATTTTTACCATACCTATATGGAACTTAAAAGTCGAAAAATAAACCGGACAAAATTCCTTGACGGTTTGCGTGATGCTCTGATTAGGAAGATGGAGGAAGAAGACGGGAAAGATAATATTTTATTCTTTTTAGGTTTAGGTTGATCCGGATGACACAGTTCGCGTTACACTACCGCTCTTTCAGCCGTTCCAATTCTTGCTTTGCCCGCTCTGCCTGTTCCGTGGACTGCCTTGCGTTTTCCTCGGCTTTTCTAATCGCAAGCAATCTTTCTTCCTCCTGCTTCACCCAAATTTTAAGTTGTTTGGGATTGGTGTTGTAGATAGAATCTATATCCAAAGACACCTGCGGATAAAGCAATCTCACCATACGGATTTTGATGTCATTGTCGTACAAAGTTGAATTTTCCTGCCAAAGCTGAAAGCTGGCGAAAAGAGAAAGCACCGACACAAGCAACAAGACAGCTACCGTAATGATATACGGTAGCTGTCTGCCCGTAATGCGATGCTCTATGGTCATCTTTGTTTTCTGTGGCATTTCACCTATCAGTTTCTTTTGTTCCTCCACTGCCGTGACAAGGTAACCGGTTGCCTCGACATGCTTTAGGATGGATGCTTTCATGCCAGTAAGCGTTTCATCCTTTATATTGTTTTCTTCCATTTTTTGCAAGCGTTTATCCACTTGCACCAATATTTCCTGTGTGTCTTTCAGTATGACCAATAATTCCTGTTCGTTCATGTTTTTTATGATTTATCGTGATACTCCCCTTGACTGTGCTTCCTGTTTTTTCCTCTTTCGCCTGCGCCTTTCCGCATCGCTCATGCTCTCGGGTTCGGGCGGTGTGTACGTGTCCAATAGTGCTTCGAGCAATCCCAATCCCTGCGGTTCGTATGCGTGCGACCGCTGTTCCTGTGGCTGTTGCAGTATCTCCCTAATCTGTTCGGCGAGCGGACGGCTGTCCGTAATCGGTTGGGTGGCTTCCATTACTCGGTTTTCTTTCAACTGTCTGTCCATGCCTGCAAAACTAAATTTGCGGTCGATTGCCGAACCTTTGAACTTCACGCCGTCCTTTTCAAAGGAAATGCCCTGCACTTCATTTGTACCGCTACGGTATTTGTAATGGATAGCGATGCCCTGCCCTGCAAGCATCGTTTCCACCTGCTTCCATGTGGTGGCTTTTGCCATGATGGATTTAAGGGCATCGTGTATGGCATAACGAAGTTTGTCGTTGCCCCGAAGTGCCTGCCTGTTAACCTTTGCCTTGCCCTTGCCGATATGGTAACCGTAACGCTCCGTCATCTCCCTGCATATCTTTCGGCTCTTGTGCCAATGGTTATAGTTGCCAATAGTCTTGCCCTCATTGTCCACACGGTTGTACACGAGATGAAGGTGTGGGTGTTTCTTATCCGTATGCAGTACGGTCACGTACTGGGCATTCTTGATGCCCATTTTTTCCATATACTCCCTCGCATGCTGTGCCATCTTCTCCACCGTGAGCTTTTCCCTGTCCTCGTTGCTCCAGCTTAGCACGGTATGCCCTACGGCATTGCCAAGCTGTGGACGCATCTTCCGCTGTGCGTTGAGGTCGGCAACAATCGCCTTGATGTTATAATCCCTAACGCCTGCCGAATCCAGAACAAAGGATTTTTCACGTTCCAACAGGTAGCGCACACAACCGCCGAAACTCTTGCCCGTGATTACCTTAGCTATCATCCTTACCAATCCTTTCCATTAATCGCTCCACCTTGTTAAGCAATTCGCGCAGATCCGTCATGATTGATACAAGCCCTCCCTTGTGCGCAAGCTTGGTCAACTGGTTGAGGTTGTTCGCCATGCCCGACAGGGTACGCAGGTAGCCTGTTTCTTCTGTTGAAAGCCTCGGCCTTATGACAGAGGTCTTTGCGGACTGCCGGAACCAATCGCTTACCCGCATGCCTGCGTTCCTTGCTTTACCTGCAATCGCCAAACGTTCGGTGGGGGTCAAGCGGACAACGAGCGAAACGCTTCGGGTGATGGCTTTTTTCGGACGGCCACGCCTGCGTGTTTTCCCGTTCGTCCCTTTTTCTTTCGCCAATTTTTTCATTGGCGAACCTCCCCAAGTTTACGGACTGCGACCATCGGGAGCATCCGCCGTTCCCCACACCGCGGAGCGTGGGGAAACGGTTTTTTGCATTGCAAAAAAATAAACTTGCTCCCTACAGGGCGACAAAGGTTTACCTTTGGAGAACTGACTGCGGATGGTCGGTCTTTCCGGTATTCTTTCCGGCTGACACCATGCTTTTGGGCGAGGTGGCTACTTATCTGCATGTGCAGAAAAGTAGCTAACGGAATAGCTGGATATATCATTATATCATTTCTCCGATATACCATCATTTCATCCCCTTTCCGCTCTTTGCAAGAGCATCACGGATGGCCTCGTCCGAGTAATAAACCTTTCGGCCGATGCGTCGGGGTACGAGGATGCCTGCCTTTTCCCAATAGTGCATGGTGGAATAGGCTACGCCGAGCATGAGCCGTGTTTCTGCTCTCGTCCTGTAACCTATGTTCTGTGGAGGTGGGGTCGGCTTTTCTGCCGTGTCTCCGTGGAGTGCCTCTCTAACGGCCTCCTTTACATTCTCGGATAGGATTTCCTTGAACTCCCTGTCCGAATAGCTTGTGAATATCTGCGCCATATCAAACGTGTTTGTATGGTGCAATGTTCGGGGGGATTCAAAGGGGGATTGGTCACTATTTCATTTTTGTTCGATAGGATGCCCTGCGGTACTGTTTAATATATATATCGGGCATGTATCGGCTATCTTCTTAGTCCTCTTTTCCTTTGGTTAGGCTCTTTATCCGCCTGTTGCTTTTTCAGTTTTTCAAGTGCTTCGATATCCCCAAGGTCTTTGGGTCTTCCCACGTTCCGCTTGTTGCGGATAAGGTCATTGGCACTGATAAACGATATTTCCAGACCGTCTATTTCGGTTTGCAGACGTGTATGGTATGCCTCATCGAAGTCGACACCCGATATGGCGTTAAGGATGTCTATGCGCAACGGCGGATAGCCCAATTGGGTAACGTAGTTTTCCCGTAGGAAGTCTTCCTCGGTAAGCCCAAGCTGACCAAATCCGAACTCCGCTATCACCTTGACCATTTTGCCTGCGTTCTCCGCATCCGGTTTTATCCATATATCGAGGTCACCCGTGTGCCTCGGCCTGCCGTGAAAGGAAAGGGCATAAGCACCTACCACCATGTACTTCACTTGGTGGTCGTTCAGAAGCTGGACGAAGTCGGTAAAATCCTGTTCAAATATCATCTTTGCGCTGGGTTACTGTTTTTTCCATGTGTTGGGGGTATGTTCCGAGCAACCAACTGTAATATGCCCTGCGCAGGCGTGTCACTTCGGCTATCCGTTCGGAAACTGGGCGGTCTAACCAAAACTGGATATCCCGTAGGTCTTCCTCGTCTATCTTTACATGGCCTACAACCATTGCCATCTTCCTTTTTTTCATGTTCTCTTTACAGACATTGTTAATGTAAATATACGGAATTTCGGACAGAAATAAAACAGGGCAAAGAGTGTCTATCCGTTCCTGCCCGTGTTCTTTCTAATGTCGTTGACGAACCTGCCTTTGGGAAAATCCGTGTCGGGGCAAACGCTTTTCAGATAGTTAAGTACCTTATCTTCGTTCTTGGCTTCAAAATCCTTTAGTTTGGCACTTCCCGTCGCATTGAACAGTTTGACATCACGTTCGGCCGTATCCGCCTTGATGGGTTTGCCACCGAGGATTTTCTGTAGAATCTTGCCCATTTGTCCGTATGTTAGGCCGTCGTTCCAAATGGACTTGTCAAGGAACCCCAGCTTGTAAAAGAAGTACATGCGGAGCCTGCCGTTCTCTATGGGGCTGGATGGGTCTATTACCGCATTGTCCGCTTCTTCTTCCTCCTTTCTGTATTCCGACAGTATTCCCTCCAACGTGCGGTTGCGCTCCGTAACGGCGGTTATCTCGTCCTGCTGTTCCTTTACGGTTCGGGCAAGCTCCATGCGCCCAGCATCCTGCACGGCCAAAAGGGCATTTTTTTCCTGTAACTCGGTTTCAAGTTCCTTTAGCCTGCTTTCAAGCTCTCTTATTTTCTCCTGCTCTGCGGAAGTGTAACGGTCGAGTACTTCCCTTATGCCGTGCATGAGGTAGGAACGGATTTGGTCGGGGTCTCCGTCTATGAAATAGGTGTCACGGATATCGTCATCGTCCTGTATGATGTCGAAGATAATGCCGTCCCCACTCAATTGCCGTAACTTCGTTTCGTAACGTTTGAATTTCTCCACGTCAATGCGCACCTTTATCTTGTGCATACCCTGTTCTACGCTCATGACATCCAGTTCGACAAGCAAGGGGTTCAACCGTTCCGCTACCTCTTTCCGAAAGTGCGATATGTAAGGCGCATCGGTGATGGCCTCGACCAAGCGGTGGTAAGTGCCATCGTTGATGCCCTTGAAAAATTCCATCCAAGCGGTGGCAAAGTAATCCCGTCCGCCGATGGCATCCCATTCCAGCCCCGTACCCGTTTGCAGAAAGGTACGTCCGAACCAAGTGAAATCGGCAAGTAGGCTGTTCAGATGTTTTAAGTCGTTTAATTTCATGAGCGTTGTCTTTTGGTTATCCTGCCTTTTCCAGTTCTATTTTTGCGGTCACCGTATCGAGTATGAGCTGTGCGTTTTCCTCGCGGGTCATCTTGATATATTTAAAGAAATTGGTTTCCGTAGTATGCCCCGTTATCTTCATGATGGTGAACGTTGGAAGCCTGTAATGCTTGTACATATTGGTGGCGAACGAACGCCTTGCCGTATGTGTTCCCATAGCATCATAGAAAGGAATGGTCACCTGTACCCGTGTACCGCCCTGCGGTACGGTAATGCTGACAGGCTGGGTAAGTCCGGCCATCTTCCCGATAATCTTGATGTAATCGTTCAGCTTTTGGTTGCTTATCGGCTTTGGATAAAGATAGGTTCCATCTTCTTGGCGGTAGCTTTCCAGTATTTCACGGGTGACGGGCAATATCGGAATCGCAACGAAAACCCCTGTTTTTTCCGTTTCAATGTGGATAAAGTCGCCATGAACCCGTGCTTTCTCCGCTAATACCGAATAGTCTTGAAAGCGTAGTCCGCTCCATGCGCCGAGCAGATAAAGGTCTCTCGCATTCTTTAGACCTGGATGGCCTGTTAGGTCAACGGAATGTATCGCCCCTAACTGTTCTATATCGTTATACACCGCATCGGTTTCCTCCTCCACCTTGATGAATGCCTTTGACTTGTATATTTCATTCGCGTGCCAACCGAGTTCCTTTGCCTCTCCCATGAACAGCTTAACGTGCTTGATGACCTTTCCGAAGTAGTTGAGCGAAAAACTCCTGTCAGTGAACATATAATTCCGCAGGTCATAATAGAAATCCATTGTCACGTTATCGAAGTTCAGCCTTTTCAGCTTCCTATGCTCCACATACTCCTGCAATAGCGTTCGGCTACCCTCGTAGGAGCGTATGGTGTTTTCCCTGTAACGCATCCCTGCACGTTTGCCTTTCAGCACGGTTCGCTTGCCCTCACGGCTAAGTTTTACCTGTCGGTCGAAAAAAGAAAGAAGCGACTGGCTGGGGTCGGATGCCTTTACCGTGGTTGCCCCTGCAAGTAGCCCTATTACCTGTTCCTTAAAGATAGCCTTATCGGGGTAGCTCTGGAATTTGTTCACGAATGTACGGTATTCGGTTTCCACCGTTGCCTTTACGGTTGCAAGTTTTTCGATGATGGCTTTTGCCTCGGCCGAATCAAGCCCTTTTAGTCCGCCGATGGG
This Olivibacter sp. SDN3 DNA region includes the following protein-coding sequences:
- a CDS encoding NAD(P)H-dependent oxidoreductase, with the translated sequence MSLIENLNWRYATKAYDPTKKVSEKNLYKILEAARLAPTSSGLQQYRVLVISNQELKERLKEGSFNPESMRDCSYVLVFAAWDNYTDERIDKIYNHTTRQRGLPDGQFKSYTDKIKAIFASQTIEENFDNAARQCYIGLAMALAQAAELKIDSTPAEGFDNAQVDKTLELKVKGLKSVVLMYVGYRAEHDWLAPMRKVRNPMDEFVTFIG
- a CDS encoding RteC domain-containing protein, which translates into the protein MEKFYNETHLKLETAIQEIGSEADCPTKSIEAVIQLIIKSLSDLKDFILKKDFKNTEEEIYFFKYQKPLIVSKLIYYNAIYKIETRKPYGVKRTRKYLNKELKKLKRFFDNNLDFYKYYRSNNSFLDESLFVRGKHNIGLWLDTFYFEADHRFSTSHDYKVAKIIANDLIQVYLEDQLSNNKQKNTSESYPLNWTANKTALTELIYALHSQGVFDNGNADIKLIARTFELAFNINLGDFYHTYMELKSRKINRTKFLDGLRDALIRKMEEEDGKDNILFFLGLG
- a CDS encoding relaxase/mobilization nuclease domain-containing protein; the encoded protein is MIAKVITGKSFGGCVRYLLEREKSFVLDSAGVRDYNIKAIVADLNAQRKMRPQLGNAVGHTVLSWSNEDREKLTVEKMAQHAREYMEKMGIKNAQYVTVLHTDKKHPHLHLVYNRVDNEGKTIGNYNHWHKSRKICREMTERYGYHIGKGKAKVNRQALRGNDKLRYAIHDALKSIMAKATTWKQVETMLAGQGIAIHYKYRSGTNEVQGISFEKDGVKFKGSAIDRKFSFAGMDRQLKENRVMEATQPITDSRPLAEQIREILQQPQEQRSHAYEPQGLGLLEALLDTYTPPEPESMSDAERRRRKRKKQEAQSRGVSR
- the mobC gene encoding plasmid mobilization relaxosome protein MobC, whose amino-acid sequence is MKKLAKEKGTNGKTRRRGRPKKAITRSVSLVVRLTPTERLAIAGKARNAGMRVSDWFRQSAKTSVIRPRLSTEETGYLRTLSGMANNLNQLTKLAHKGGLVSIMTDLRELLNKVERLMERIGKDDS
- a CDS encoding MerR family transcriptional regulator — protein: MAQIFTSYSDREFKEILSENVKEAVREALHGDTAEKPTPPPQNIGYRTRAETRLMLGVAYSTMHYWEKAGILVPRRIGRKVYYSDEAIRDALAKSGKGMK
- a CDS encoding nucleotidyltransferase; this translates as MIFEQDFTDFVQLLNDHQVKYMVVGAYALSFHGRPRHTGDLDIWIKPDAENAGKMVKVIAEFGFGQLGLTEEDFLRENYVTQLGYPPLRIDILNAISGVDFDEAYHTRLQTEIDGLEISFISANDLIRNKRNVGRPKDLGDIEALEKLKKQQADKEPNQRKRGLRR
- a CDS encoding phage integrase SAM-like domain-containing protein, which encodes MSRTVKIECGISFRLRETGATKPTPITCFVEYNGKPVVKIPTGTKVHPAKWNPEKERPIGGLKGLDSAEAKAIIEKLATVKATVETEYRTFVNKFQSYPDKAIFKEQVIGLLAGATTVKASDPSQSLLSFFDRQVKLSREGKRTVLKGKRAGMRYRENTIRSYEGSRTLLQEYVEHRKLKRLNFDNVTMDFYYDLRNYMFTDRSFSLNYFGKVIKHVKLFMGEAKELGWHANEIYKSKAFIKVEEETDAVYNDIEQLGAIHSVDLTGHPGLKNARDLYLLGAWSGLRFQDYSVLAEKARVHGDFIHIETEKTGVFVAIPILPVTREILESYRQEDGTYLYPKPISNQKLNDYIKIIGKMAGLTQPVSITVPQGGTRVQVTIPFYDAMGTHTARRSFATNMYKHYRLPTFTIMKITGHTTETNFFKYIKMTREENAQLILDTVTAKIELEKAG